A DNA window from Malus domestica chromosome 12, GDT2T_hap1 contains the following coding sequences:
- the LOC103413706 gene encoding uncharacterized protein translates to MKLSAKPMSSPGRTDKFPPPLVRFLRTNVGSRSRARVRSSPMFVRKKNTPAVETQEPSSPKVTCMGQVRVRRSSKQGGSRPRRARGTTGAPSRRRCKWIRTALFSRHFPGKIKAKSFRPVWRKWVPFFQLGFCRKGEVKKDPPKIESKFEDPIEGRSDGEDFGEEQGDQEFERKEKAFVVSPSLSTPPRNALLLTRCRSAPHRSSSLASRFWGSPVRAEETEEEQKPTSERQSISDEEARLESESEEKLEFFRELEGEIRERMAKSASIEDKDGDFGGSARPLILTRCKSEPARTAAEKLDPELGFWKTRRLGIVDSCSPSVL, encoded by the coding sequence ATGAAGCTCTCTGCAAAACCCATGTCGAGTCCGGGTCGGACGGACAAGTTCCCGCCGCCGTTGGTGAGGTTTCTGAGGACCAACGTCGGGAGCAGAAGCAGAGCCCGGGTGCGTTCGAGCCCAATGTTCGTGAGGAAGAAGAACACACCCGCCGTTGAAACACAAGAGCCGTCGTCTCCTAAAGTCACGTGCATGGGGCAAGTCCGAGTCCGGAGGTCCTCCAAGCAAGGCGGTTCGCGGCCCCGGCGAGCTAGAGGAACTACCGGAGCTCCTTCCCGACGGCGATGCAAATGGATCCGAACCGCCCTGTTTTCCCGCCATTTTCCCGGGAAAATCAAGGCCAAGTCTTTTCGACCCGTCTGGCGCAAATGGGTACCTTTTTTCCAACTGGGTTTTTGCAGAAAGGGAGAAGTCAAAAAGGACCCACCAAAGATTGAATCGAAATTTGAAGACCCAATTGAAGGTCGTTCAGATGGGGAAGATTTTGGCGAAGAACAAGGAGACCAAGAATTCGAAAGAAAGGAGAAAGCTTTCGTCGTTTCTCCTTCTTTGTCCACGCCGCCGAGGAACGCCTTGCTGTTAACCCGATGCAGATCTGCGCCTCACAGGTCATCGTCTCTGGCGAGCAGATTTTGGGGTTCGCCGGTGAGAGCCGAGGAAACAGAGGAAGAACAGAAACCCACGTCGGAAAGGCAGTCGATTTCGGATGAGGAAGCGAGATTGGAGTCGGAGAGCGAAGAAAAGTTGGAATTTTTCAGGGAATTGGAGGGCGAAATTCGAGAAAGAATGGCGAAATCGGCGAGCATCGAAGATAAAGACGGAGACTTCGGCGGGTCGGCTCGGCCGCTGATACTGACGAGGTGTAAATCGGAACCGGCGAGAACCGCGGCGGAGAAGCTCGACCCGGAGTTGGGTTTCTGGAAAACGAGAAGGTTGGGAATTGTTGATTCATGCTCACCGAGTGTTTTGTAA
- the LOC103413722 gene encoding uncharacterized protein, whose translation MQMSSFTVSEDAGCASSVLTEEQDPHSEVMDMDQLEAELESELQKLPWCATDTPRHEGLSNLGEDIVSEVTAQGFHDLEGQCFVTQEFHGVLPAQLDQKLCHVLIEQQEIQIVELESELLFDQPNQNSNTKKRNWKH comes from the exons ATGCAAATGTCCAGTTTTACTGTATCTGAGGATGCCGGATGTGCTAGTAGTGTCCTTACGGAGGAGCAGGACCCACATTCCGAAGTGATGGACATGGATCAATTAGAAGCAGAACTTGAGTCTGAATTGCAAAAACTTCCATGGTGCGCTACGGATACTCCTCGCCATGAGGGATTGAGTAATCTGGGTGAG GACATTGTCTCTGAGGTTACAGCTCAAGGGTTTCATGACCTAGAGGGACAGTGTTTTGTTACTCAGGAGTTCCATGGAGTATTGCCAGCTCAACTGGATCAGAAACTATGCCATGTGCTCATCGAACAGCAGGAAATCCAAATTGTGGAGCTGGAATCTGAACTGCTGTTCGATCAGCCCAATCAAAACTCCAACACAAAGAAACGGAACTGGAAACATTGA